One window of Pseudomonas sp. ML2-2023-3 genomic DNA carries:
- the cysW gene encoding sulfate ABC transporter permease subunit CysW, which translates to MSSSTPSASSVANAARRGSPTSRRLLIGFGWLFFILFLLLPLLIVVSQGLKMGIGTFVDAIIEPDALSALKLTIIAVVISVPLNVVFGVSAAWCVSKYSFRGKSILVTLIDLPFSVSPVIAGLVYVLMFGAQGFFGKWLQEHDIQIVFALPGIVLATIFVTVPFVARELIPLMQEQGTQEEEAARLLGANGWQMFWHVTVPNIKWGLIYGVVLCTARAMGEFGAVSVVSGHIRGVTNTLPLHVEILYNEYNHVAAFAVATLLLIMALFILLLKQWSESRINRLRASAAEE; encoded by the coding sequence ATGTCCAGTTCAACACCAAGTGCCTCATCCGTAGCCAACGCCGCCCGCCGGGGGAGCCCGACGTCACGGCGCCTGCTGATCGGTTTCGGCTGGTTGTTTTTCATCCTGTTCCTGCTGCTGCCGCTGCTGATCGTGGTGTCCCAGGGCTTGAAAATGGGGATCGGCACGTTCGTCGACGCCATCATCGAACCCGACGCCTTGTCAGCCCTGAAGCTCACCATCATTGCGGTGGTGATTTCCGTTCCGCTGAACGTGGTATTCGGCGTCAGCGCGGCCTGGTGCGTGAGCAAATACAGCTTTCGCGGCAAAAGCATCCTGGTCACGCTGATCGACCTGCCGTTCTCGGTCTCGCCGGTGATCGCCGGTCTGGTCTACGTGCTGATGTTTGGCGCCCAGGGCTTCTTCGGCAAGTGGCTGCAAGAGCACGACATCCAGATCGTCTTCGCCTTGCCGGGCATCGTGCTGGCAACCATCTTCGTCACCGTACCGTTCGTGGCCCGTGAACTGATCCCGCTGATGCAGGAGCAGGGCACCCAGGAAGAAGAAGCCGCACGCCTGCTGGGCGCCAACGGCTGGCAAATGTTCTGGCACGTGACCGTACCCAATATCAAATGGGGCCTGATCTACGGCGTGGTGCTGTGTACTGCACGGGCGATGGGTGAGTTCGGTGCGGTGTCGGTGGTTTCCGGGCACATTCGCGGGGTGACCAACACGCTGCCGTTGCACGTCGAGATCCTCTACAACGAATACAACCACGTTGCCGCCTTCGCTGTGGCGACCCTGTTGCTGATTATGGCGCTCTTCATCCTGCTGCTTAAGCAGTGGAGCGAATCCCGTATTAACCGCCTGCGCG
- the cysT gene encoding sulfate ABC transporter permease subunit CysT: MSRRISPVIPGFGLTLGYTLVYLSLIVLIPLAAMFVHAAQLTWDQFWAIITAPRVLAALQLSFGTAFVAAIINGIIGTVLAWVLVRYTFPGRKVIDAMIDLPFALPTAVAGIALTALYAPNGWIGQFATDLGFKIAYTPMGITLALTFVTLPFVVRTVQPVLADIPREIEEAAACLGAKPLQVFRYILVPALLPAWLTGFALAFARGVGEYGSVIFIAGNMPFKTEILPLLIMVKLDQYDYTGATAIGVMMLVVSFILLLIINLIQRRIEKP, from the coding sequence ATGTCGCGTCGTATCTCCCCCGTCATACCCGGCTTCGGGCTGACGCTGGGCTACACCTTGGTGTACCTCAGCCTGATTGTGCTCATTCCACTGGCGGCGATGTTCGTGCATGCCGCTCAACTGACCTGGGACCAGTTCTGGGCCATCATCACCGCTCCACGGGTGCTGGCTGCGCTGCAACTGAGCTTTGGTACAGCCTTTGTCGCGGCCATCATCAACGGCATCATCGGCACCGTGCTGGCCTGGGTGCTGGTGCGTTATACCTTCCCGGGACGCAAGGTCATCGACGCCATGATCGACCTGCCGTTTGCCCTGCCGACCGCCGTCGCCGGTATCGCCCTGACCGCCCTGTACGCTCCCAACGGCTGGATTGGCCAGTTCGCCACCGACCTGGGCTTCAAGATCGCCTACACCCCGATGGGTATCACCCTGGCACTGACCTTCGTCACCCTGCCGTTTGTGGTGCGTACGGTGCAGCCGGTACTGGCCGATATTCCGCGAGAAATCGAAGAAGCGGCTGCCTGCCTGGGCGCCAAGCCGCTGCAGGTGTTCCGCTACATTCTGGTGCCAGCCCTGCTACCCGCCTGGCTGACCGGCTTTGCCCTGGCGTTTGCCCGGGGTGTCGGTGAGTACGGCTCGGTGATTTTCATCGCCGGTAACATGCCGTTCAAAACCGAAATCCTGCCGTTGCTGATCATGGTCAAGCTGGACCAATACGACTACACCGGTGCCACGGCCATTGGCGTGATGATGCTGGTGGTTTCCTTCATTTTGCTGCTGATCATCAACTTGATTCAGCGCCGCATCGAAAAACCGTGA